A part of Streptomyces sp. NBC_01235 genomic DNA contains:
- a CDS encoding acetate--CoA ligase family protein — MAEDRVLRVRSLLDAVRAEGRSALTAPEGKVIADAYGIAVPGEELATDVEEAVAYAARFGGPVVMKIVSPDILHKTDAGGVVVGVEGAADVRAAFHRIVENARAYNAGARIAGVQIQELLPQGQEVIVGAVTDPTFGKVVAFGLGGVLVEVLKDVTFRLAPVDADEALSMLDSIRSAEILRGVRGQAGVDRWAVAEQIRRVSQLVAEFPEIAEVDLNPVIATPQGAVAADIRVILSDAPVKERRRYTRAEILTSMRRLMEPRSVAVIGASNEQGKIGNSVMRNLVDGGFAGDIHPVNPRADDILGRKAYKSVTDVPGEVDVAVFAIPAKFVAAALEEVGRKNIPNAVLIPSGFAETGEHALQDEIVAIAERYGVRLLGPNIYGYYSTWQDLCATFCTPYDVRGGVALTSQSGGIGMAILGFARTTKTGVSAIVGLGNKSDLDEDDLLTWFGEDPHTDCIAMHLEDLKDGRAFVEAARATVPKKPVVVLKAGRTAAGAKAAGSHTGALAGDDAVYDDILRQAGVIRAPGLNDMLEYARALPVLPTPQGDNIVIITGAGGSGVLLSDAVTDNGLTLMDIPPDLDAAFREFIPPFGAAGNPVDITGGEPPSTYEATIRLGLEDPRIHALVLGYWHTIVTPPMVFAELTARVVAEFRERGMEKPVVASLAGDVEVEEACQYLYERGVVAYPYTTEKPVAVLGAKYRWARAAGLLGGGS; from the coding sequence ATGGCCGAGGACCGGGTGCTCAGGGTGCGTTCGCTGCTCGACGCGGTGCGTGCCGAGGGGCGGAGCGCGCTCACCGCGCCCGAGGGCAAGGTGATCGCCGACGCGTACGGGATCGCCGTACCGGGCGAGGAGCTGGCGACCGACGTCGAGGAGGCCGTCGCGTACGCGGCGCGCTTCGGCGGCCCCGTCGTGATGAAGATCGTCTCACCGGACATCCTGCACAAGACCGACGCCGGCGGAGTGGTCGTCGGGGTGGAGGGCGCGGCGGACGTACGGGCGGCTTTCCACCGGATCGTCGAGAACGCGCGCGCGTACAACGCCGGGGCCCGTATCGCGGGCGTGCAGATTCAGGAGCTGCTGCCGCAGGGCCAGGAGGTCATCGTCGGGGCGGTCACCGATCCGACGTTCGGGAAGGTCGTGGCGTTCGGGCTCGGCGGGGTGCTCGTCGAGGTACTGAAAGACGTCACCTTCCGGCTGGCTCCGGTGGACGCCGACGAGGCGCTGTCCATGCTGGACTCGATCCGGTCGGCGGAGATCCTGCGCGGGGTGCGCGGCCAGGCCGGCGTGGACCGGTGGGCGGTCGCCGAGCAGATCCGCCGGGTGTCCCAACTGGTCGCGGAGTTCCCCGAGATCGCCGAGGTGGACCTCAACCCGGTGATCGCCACGCCGCAGGGCGCGGTCGCCGCGGACATCCGCGTGATCCTGTCCGACGCGCCTGTCAAGGAGCGGCGTCGCTACACGCGCGCGGAGATCCTCACCTCGATGCGCCGTCTGATGGAGCCGCGTTCCGTGGCCGTGATCGGTGCGTCCAACGAGCAGGGCAAGATCGGCAACTCGGTGATGCGCAACCTCGTCGACGGCGGTTTCGCCGGGGACATCCATCCGGTGAACCCCAGGGCCGATGACATCTTGGGCCGCAAGGCGTACAAGAGTGTCACCGACGTTCCCGGTGAGGTGGATGTGGCGGTCTTCGCGATACCCGCCAAGTTCGTGGCCGCGGCCCTGGAGGAGGTGGGACGCAAGAACATCCCCAACGCCGTCCTGATCCCCTCCGGTTTCGCGGAGACCGGGGAACACGCGCTCCAGGACGAGATCGTGGCGATCGCCGAGCGGTACGGCGTCCGCCTGCTCGGGCCGAACATCTACGGCTACTACTCGACCTGGCAGGACCTGTGCGCCACGTTCTGCACCCCGTACGACGTCAGGGGCGGGGTCGCGCTGACCTCGCAGTCCGGTGGCATCGGGATGGCCATCCTGGGCTTCGCGCGCACCACGAAAACGGGCGTGTCGGCGATCGTGGGGCTCGGCAACAAATCGGACCTGGACGAGGACGACCTGCTGACCTGGTTCGGCGAGGACCCGCACACCGACTGCATCGCGATGCACCTGGAGGACCTCAAGGACGGCCGCGCCTTCGTCGAGGCGGCGCGGGCGACCGTGCCGAAGAAGCCGGTCGTCGTCCTGAAGGCGGGCCGTACGGCGGCGGGCGCGAAGGCGGCCGGCTCGCACACCGGGGCGCTGGCGGGCGACGACGCCGTCTATGACGACATCCTGCGCCAGGCGGGCGTCATCAGGGCGCCCGGGCTGAACGACATGCTGGAGTACGCGCGCGCGTTGCCGGTGCTGCCCACCCCGCAGGGGGACAACATCGTGATCATCACGGGCGCGGGCGGAAGCGGGGTGCTGCTGTCGGACGCGGTGACCGACAACGGCCTCACCCTGATGGACATCCCGCCGGACCTGGACGCGGCGTTCCGGGAGTTCATCCCGCCCTTCGGGGCCGCGGGCAACCCGGTCGACATCACCGGGGGCGAGCCGCCGTCGACGTACGAGGCGACGATCCGGCTGGGGCTGGAGGATCCGCGCATCCACGCGCTGGTGCTCGGCTACTGGCACACCATCGTCACTCCCCCGATGGTCTTCGCGGAGCTCACCGCGCGCGTGGTGGCCGAGTTCCGCGAACGCGGCATGGAGAAGCCCGTCGTGGCTTCGCTGGCGGGTGACGTGGAGGTCGAGGAGGCCTGCCAGTACCTCTACGAACGGGGCGTCGTGGCCTACCCGTACACGACCGAGAAGCCGGTGGCGGTGCTCGGCGCCAAGTACAGGTGGGCGCGCGCGGCGGGCCTGTTGGGGGGCGGTTCATGA
- the frc gene encoding formyl-CoA transferase, producing the protein MTGTAGKALEGIRVLDMTHVQSGPSATQLLAWLGADVVKLEAPSGDITRGQLRDLPDVDSLYFTMLNCNKRSITLNTKTERGKEILTELIRRCDVMVENFGPGAVDRMGFTWDRIQEINPRIVYASIKGFGDGPYTNFKAYEVVAQAMGGSMSTTGFEDGPPLATGAQIGDSGTGVHAVAGILAALYQRENTGRGQRVNVAMQHAVLNLCRVKLRDQQRLAHGPLTEYPNDDFGHEVPRSGNASGGGQPGWAVKCAPGGPNDYVYVIVQPVGWQPLSELIGRPELADDPEWATPQARLPKLNKMFQLIEEWSSALPKWEVLERLNAHNIPCGPILSTKEIIEDESLAANEMVVRVPHPQRGEFVTVGSPLKLSDSPVEVTGSPLLGEHNEEVYIGELGLGDEELRLLKSNGVI; encoded by the coding sequence ATGACAGGAACGGCCGGCAAGGCTCTCGAAGGCATCCGCGTCCTCGACATGACGCACGTCCAGTCGGGCCCGTCCGCGACCCAACTGCTCGCCTGGCTCGGCGCGGACGTCGTCAAACTGGAGGCGCCCTCCGGTGACATCACGCGGGGGCAGTTGCGCGACCTCCCGGACGTCGACTCCCTCTACTTCACGATGCTCAACTGCAACAAGCGGAGCATCACCCTCAACACCAAGACCGAACGCGGCAAGGAGATCCTCACCGAGCTGATCCGGCGCTGCGACGTCATGGTCGAGAACTTCGGACCGGGCGCGGTCGACCGTATGGGCTTCACCTGGGACCGCATCCAGGAGATCAATCCGCGGATCGTCTATGCCTCCATCAAGGGGTTCGGGGACGGCCCGTACACCAACTTCAAGGCGTACGAGGTCGTCGCGCAGGCCATGGGCGGGTCGATGTCGACCACCGGTTTCGAGGACGGGCCGCCGCTGGCGACGGGGGCCCAGATCGGGGACTCGGGGACGGGTGTGCACGCCGTGGCGGGGATTCTCGCGGCGCTGTACCAGCGGGAGAACACCGGGCGCGGTCAGCGGGTCAACGTGGCCATGCAGCACGCTGTACTCAACCTGTGCCGGGTGAAACTGCGGGACCAGCAACGCCTGGCACACGGGCCGCTCACTGAATACCCCAACGACGACTTCGGCCACGAGGTTCCTCGGTCAGGAAACGCGTCCGGCGGCGGCCAGCCCGGCTGGGCGGTCAAGTGCGCGCCGGGCGGGCCGAACGACTACGTGTACGTCATCGTGCAGCCCGTCGGCTGGCAGCCGCTCAGCGAACTCATCGGCAGGCCCGAGCTGGCCGACGACCCCGAGTGGGCGACGCCGCAGGCCCGGCTGCCCAAGCTGAACAAGATGTTCCAGCTGATCGAGGAGTGGTCCTCGGCCCTGCCCAAATGGGAGGTGCTGGAGCGGCTCAACGCCCACAACATCCCGTGCGGGCCGATCCTGTCCACGAAGGAGATCATCGAGGACGAGTCGCTGGCCGCCAACGAGATGGTGGTCCGCGTACCGCACCCGCAGCGCGGCGAGTTCGTGACTGTGGGCAGCCCGCTGAAGCTCTCCGACTCCCCCGTCGAGGTGACCGGCTCACCGCTGCTCGGCGAGCACAACGAAGAGGTGTACATCGGCGAACTCGGCCTCGGGGACGAGGAGCTGCGCCTGCTCAAGTCGAACGGGGTGATCTGA
- a CDS encoding thiamine pyrophosphate-binding protein — protein MPDDTQDVISGGHLVAKALKAEGVDRIYTLCGGHIIDIYDGCVDEGIEVVDVRHEQVAAHAADGYARITGRPGCAVVTAGPGTTDAVTGVANAFRAESPMLLIGGQGALTQHKMGSLQDLPHVDMMTPITKFAAAVPDTARAADMVSMAFRECYHGAPGPSFLEIPRDVLDAKVATAKARVPRPGAYRASTRSAGDPEAVEKLADLLVHAEKPAILLGSQVWTTRGTEAAVELVRTLNVPAYMNGAGRGTLPPGDPHHFQLSRRYAFSGADVIVIVGTPFDFRMGYGKRLSPDATVVQIDLDYRTVGKNRDIDLGLVGDAGLVLKSVTEAASGRVNGGASKRKEWLDELRAAEQAALEKRLPQLRSDASPIHPYRLVSEINDFLTEDSIYIGDGGDIVTFSGQVVQPKSPGHWMDPGPLGTLGVGVPFVLAAKQARPDKEVVALFGDGAFSLTGWDFETLVRYDLPFVGIVGNNSSMNQIRYGQAAKYGPERERVGNTLGDVHYDKFAQMLGGYGEEVRDPTDIGPALRRARESGKPSLINVWVDPDAYAPGTMNQTMYK, from the coding sequence ATGCCCGACGACACCCAGGACGTGATTTCCGGTGGTCATCTCGTTGCCAAGGCGCTGAAGGCAGAGGGGGTCGACCGCATCTACACCTTGTGCGGCGGCCACATCATCGACATCTACGACGGCTGCGTCGACGAGGGCATAGAAGTCGTCGACGTACGCCACGAACAGGTCGCCGCCCACGCCGCCGACGGCTACGCGCGCATCACCGGCAGGCCCGGCTGCGCTGTCGTCACCGCGGGCCCCGGCACCACCGACGCCGTCACCGGTGTCGCCAACGCCTTCCGCGCGGAGTCCCCGATGCTGCTGATCGGCGGCCAGGGCGCGCTCACCCAGCACAAGATGGGGTCCCTGCAGGACCTGCCGCACGTCGACATGATGACGCCGATCACCAAGTTCGCGGCGGCCGTGCCGGACACGGCTCGGGCTGCGGACATGGTGTCGATGGCGTTCCGCGAGTGCTACCACGGCGCGCCCGGCCCCTCCTTCCTGGAGATCCCGCGCGACGTCCTCGACGCCAAGGTGGCGACGGCGAAGGCCCGCGTGCCGAGGCCCGGTGCCTACCGCGCCTCCACCCGCTCGGCCGGCGACCCCGAGGCCGTCGAGAAGCTCGCCGACCTGCTGGTGCACGCCGAGAAGCCCGCCATCCTGCTGGGCAGCCAGGTGTGGACGACCCGGGGCACGGAAGCGGCCGTCGAGCTGGTGCGCACGCTGAACGTCCCGGCGTACATGAACGGCGCCGGCCGCGGCACCCTGCCTCCCGGCGACCCGCACCACTTCCAGCTGTCACGCCGGTACGCCTTCTCAGGCGCCGACGTCATCGTGATCGTCGGCACGCCCTTCGACTTCCGGATGGGCTACGGCAAGCGGCTGTCGCCGGACGCGACCGTCGTGCAGATCGACCTCGACTACCGCACGGTCGGCAAGAACCGCGACATCGACCTCGGGCTCGTGGGCGACGCCGGGCTGGTGCTGAAGTCGGTGACCGAGGCCGCCTCCGGGCGCGTCAACGGGGGCGCGTCGAAGCGCAAGGAGTGGCTCGACGAGCTGCGCGCCGCCGAGCAGGCAGCCCTCGAGAAGCGGCTGCCGCAGCTGCGCTCGGACGCCTCCCCCATCCACCCCTACAGGCTGGTCAGCGAGATCAACGACTTTCTCACGGAGGACTCGATCTACATCGGTGACGGCGGCGACATCGTCACCTTCTCCGGGCAGGTCGTGCAGCCAAAGTCACCGGGCCACTGGATGGACCCGGGCCCGCTCGGCACCCTCGGCGTCGGCGTCCCCTTCGTCCTCGCCGCCAAGCAGGCCCGGCCCGACAAGGAGGTCGTCGCCCTCTTCGGCGACGGGGCGTTCTCCCTCACCGGCTGGGACTTCGAGACCCTCGTCCGCTACGACCTGCCGTTCGTCGGCATCGTCGGCAACAACTCCTCCATGAACCAGATCCGTTACGGCCAGGCAGCCAAGTACGGTCCGGAGCGCGAGCGGGTCGGCAACACCCTCGGTGACGTCCACTACGACAAGTTCGCGCAGATGCTGGGCGGTTACGGCGAGGAGGTGCGCGACCCCACCGACATCGGCCCTGCGCTCAGGCGCGCCCGCGAGTCCGGGAAGCCCTCCCTGATCAACGTCTGGGTCGACCCGGACGCGTACGCCCCGGGAACGATGAACCAGACGATGTACAAGTGA
- the sucC gene encoding ADP-forming succinate--CoA ligase subunit beta, translated as MDLYEHQARELFEEHGILVPRAEVADSPKEAREIARRLGGRVVVKAQVKTGGRGKVGGVKLAADPAAAELTARRMLGMDIKGHPVGAVMLAQPVDIEAEFYVSYVLDRAAGRFLAMASAEGGTEIEEVAATRPEAVARIPVDPAEGVTSAKAVEIVEAAGLPSQTVDVLVRLWQVLIREDALLVEVNPLVRTRQGQILALDGKVTLDDNASFRQNRWGMESAEQGDALEAAAAAKGLNYVKLDGEVGIIGNGAGLVMSTLDVVAGCGARPADFLDIGGGASAQIMSDGLSVILSDPAVKSVFVNVFGGITACDAVAEGIVRALDTVRLTKPLVVRLDGNNAARGRAILDECRHPLVQQATTMDGAARRAAELATAA; from the coding sequence ATGGACCTGTACGAACACCAGGCAAGGGAACTCTTCGAGGAACACGGCATCTTGGTGCCGAGGGCCGAAGTGGCCGACTCGCCCAAGGAGGCGCGCGAGATCGCTCGCCGGCTCGGTGGGCGGGTGGTGGTGAAGGCCCAGGTCAAGACGGGTGGCCGAGGCAAGGTGGGTGGCGTCAAGCTCGCCGCAGATCCGGCCGCAGCCGAGTTGACGGCACGTCGGATGCTCGGCATGGACATCAAGGGGCACCCGGTCGGCGCGGTGATGCTGGCCCAACCCGTGGACATCGAGGCGGAGTTCTACGTCTCCTATGTGCTGGACCGCGCGGCCGGCCGTTTCCTCGCGATGGCCTCCGCCGAGGGCGGTACGGAGATCGAGGAGGTCGCCGCCACCAGGCCCGAGGCGGTTGCCCGGATCCCCGTCGATCCGGCAGAGGGCGTCACCTCGGCCAAGGCCGTCGAGATCGTCGAGGCTGCCGGACTGCCGTCGCAGACCGTGGACGTCCTGGTCCGGCTGTGGCAGGTGCTGATCCGGGAGGACGCCCTCCTGGTCGAGGTCAACCCGCTCGTGCGCACCCGGCAGGGACAGATCCTCGCCCTCGACGGCAAGGTCACCCTCGACGACAACGCGTCCTTTCGGCAAAACCGTTGGGGCATGGAGAGCGCGGAGCAGGGCGACGCGCTGGAGGCGGCGGCCGCGGCCAAGGGCCTCAACTACGTGAAACTGGACGGCGAGGTCGGCATCATCGGCAACGGCGCCGGACTCGTCATGTCGACCCTCGACGTGGTCGCCGGCTGCGGCGCCCGCCCCGCCGACTTCCTCGACATCGGCGGCGGGGCGTCGGCCCAGATCATGTCCGACGGTCTGTCGGTCATCCTCTCCGACCCCGCCGTGAAGTCGGTCTTCGTCAACGTCTTCGGCGGTATCACCGCGTGCGACGCGGTCGCCGAGGGCATCGTGCGCGCGCTGGACACCGTACGGCTGACCAAACCGCTCGTCGTCCGCCTCGACGGCAACAACGCGGCCCGGGGGCGCGCGATCCTCGACGAGTGCCGGCATCCCCTGGTCCAGCAGGCCACCACCATGGACGGCGCCGCCCGCCGCGCCGCCGAACTCGCCACCGCAGCCTGA
- the sucD gene encoding succinate--CoA ligase subunit alpha, with protein MAIYLTKESKVLVQGMTGGEGMKHTRRMLAAGTNVVGGVNPRKAGRTVDFDERAVPVFGSVADGMQSTGADVTVVFVPPAFAKAAVIEAADAGIGLTVVITEGIPVHDSVAFTAHAAARGTRVIGPNCPGLITPGQSNAGIIPADITKPGRIGLVSKSGTLTYQLMYELRDIGFSTCVGIGGDPVVGTTHIDCLAAFEADPDTELVVLIGEIGGDAEERAAAYIREHVTKPVVGYIAGFTAPEGRTMGHAGAIVSGSSGTAQAKKEALEAAGVRVGATPTETARFALAVLEEGA; from the coding sequence ATGGCCATCTACCTCACCAAGGAGAGCAAGGTCCTCGTCCAGGGCATGACCGGCGGCGAGGGCATGAAGCACACCCGGCGCATGCTCGCGGCCGGCACGAACGTCGTCGGTGGCGTCAACCCGCGCAAGGCGGGCCGGACCGTCGACTTCGACGAGCGGGCGGTGCCCGTCTTCGGGTCGGTTGCCGACGGTATGCAGTCGACCGGCGCCGACGTCACCGTCGTCTTCGTACCGCCCGCCTTCGCCAAGGCCGCCGTCATCGAGGCCGCCGACGCCGGGATCGGCCTCACCGTTGTCATCACCGAGGGCATACCGGTCCACGACTCGGTCGCCTTCACCGCCCACGCGGCGGCCCGCGGGACACGCGTCATCGGGCCCAACTGCCCCGGCCTGATCACCCCCGGCCAGTCCAACGCGGGCATCATCCCGGCCGACATCACCAAGCCGGGCCGCATCGGCCTGGTCTCCAAGTCCGGCACGCTCACCTACCAACTCATGTACGAGCTGCGCGACATCGGCTTCTCGACCTGTGTCGGCATCGGCGGCGACCCGGTAGTCGGCACCACTCACATCGACTGCCTGGCCGCCTTCGAGGCGGACCCCGACACCGAACTCGTCGTCCTCATCGGCGAGATCGGCGGCGACGCGGAGGAGCGGGCCGCCGCCTACATCCGCGAGCACGTCACCAAGCCCGTCGTCGGCTACATCGCCGGCTTCACCGCGCCCGAGGGCAGGACCATGGGGCACGCGGGAGCGATCGTGTCCGGTTCCTCGGGGACCGCGCAGGCCAAGAAGGAAGCGTTGGAGGCGGCGGGGGTACGGGTGGGCGCGACGCCCACCGAGACCGCGCGGTTCGCGCTCGCCGTACTGGAAGAAGGGGCGTGA
- a CDS encoding aldehyde dehydrogenase family protein, translating to MATTLTLKSGTSWPDAWRRCLTVAPEAFRDDRVLNLWNASWQADGRALPATSPVDGSPIAGPPRLDRVTAHRAVRACLDQHRAWRHVPLAERRARIAATLDALAEHRELLALLLVWEIGKPWRLARADVDRAVDGVRWYVDGIEPMLNGRAPLDGPVSNIASWNYPMSVLVHALLVQALAGNAVIAKTPTDGGVACLTLACALAAREGVPVTLVSGSGGELSQALVRAPEIGCVSFVGGRDTGAAVATAVADLGKRHVLEQEGLNTWGIWNHSDWDTFAAVVPKLFDYGKQRCTAYPRFVVQRALFDEFLAAYLPAVRTLTLGHPLAVEKRDDPYPRLDFGPVINAAKAKELNDQVAEAVDRGAVPLHRGSPADARFLPGQDTSAYVQPVTLLGPPPSSPLHHAEPFGPVDTIVLVDTEAELLAAMNASNGALVATLSTDDRATYDRLAPQIRAFKVGHGTPRSRGDRDELFGGFGASWRGAFVGGDLLVRAVTHGPTGERLPGNFPEYQLMP from the coding sequence ATGGCAACCACCCTCACCCTCAAATCAGGCACCTCCTGGCCCGACGCCTGGCGGCGATGCCTCACGGTCGCCCCGGAGGCCTTCCGTGACGACCGTGTCCTCAACCTCTGGAACGCCTCCTGGCAGGCTGACGGCCGTGCGCTTCCGGCCACCAGCCCGGTGGACGGCAGTCCGATCGCCGGCCCGCCCCGACTGGACCGGGTCACCGCCCACCGAGCCGTCCGCGCCTGTCTGGACCAGCACCGCGCCTGGCGGCACGTCCCGCTGGCGGAACGCCGTGCCCGTATCGCCGCCACCCTCGACGCCCTCGCCGAACACCGGGAACTCCTCGCCCTCCTCCTCGTCTGGGAGATCGGCAAGCCCTGGCGGCTCGCGCGGGCCGATGTGGACCGGGCCGTCGACGGTGTGCGCTGGTACGTCGACGGCATCGAACCCATGCTGAACGGACGGGCCCCGCTGGACGGCCCGGTCTCCAACATCGCGAGCTGGAACTACCCGATGAGCGTGCTCGTTCACGCATTGCTGGTACAGGCACTGGCAGGCAACGCGGTCATCGCCAAGACCCCGACCGACGGCGGCGTCGCCTGTCTGACCCTGGCCTGCGCGCTCGCCGCACGCGAGGGTGTCCCCGTCACCCTGGTCAGCGGCAGCGGGGGAGAGCTGTCCCAGGCGCTCGTGCGGGCGCCCGAGATCGGCTGCGTCTCCTTCGTCGGCGGCCGCGACACCGGCGCCGCGGTGGCCACAGCCGTCGCCGACCTCGGAAAACGACACGTACTCGAACAGGAAGGGCTCAACACCTGGGGCATCTGGAACCACTCGGACTGGGACACCTTCGCCGCGGTCGTCCCCAAGCTCTTCGACTACGGCAAGCAACGCTGCACGGCGTACCCGCGATTCGTCGTCCAGCGCGCGCTGTTCGACGAGTTCCTGGCGGCGTACCTCCCGGCGGTGCGCACGCTGACGCTCGGACATCCGCTGGCCGTCGAGAAGCGTGACGATCCCTACCCGCGGCTGGACTTCGGGCCGGTGATCAACGCGGCCAAGGCCAAGGAACTCAACGACCAGGTCGCCGAGGCCGTCGACCGGGGCGCGGTCCCGCTGCACCGCGGCAGTCCGGCCGACGCCCGGTTCCTGCCCGGCCAGGACACCTCGGCGTACGTCCAGCCGGTCACGTTGCTGGGCCCGCCGCCGTCCTCGCCGCTGCACCACGCGGAGCCTTTCGGCCCGGTCGACACCATCGTCCTGGTCGACACGGAGGCGGAGCTGCTGGCCGCCATGAACGCGTCCAACGGCGCGCTCGTCGCCACCCTGTCCACGGACGACCGAGCCACCTACGACCGACTGGCCCCGCAGATCCGCGCGTTCAAGGTCGGCCACGGCACGCCCCGCTCCCGCGGCGACCGCGACGAGCTCTTCGGTGGCTTCGGTGCGTCCTGGCGGGGCGCGTTCGTCGGCGGGGACCTGCTGGTGCGTGCGGTGACACATGGGCCGACGGGGGAGCGCCTGCCCGGAAACTTTCCGGAGTACCAGCTGATGCCCTGA
- a CDS encoding ATP-binding protein: MTDYIQNPVLWALLVAVLVAVALIVRQRRAARALRQEIAGLRSHYSALENEYAQSVEAAQERAEDATKTVLKSAMRTLQGLAAEQQLIVSRLQNKYGESVILQDLLEIDHTNSQFGRRAQSIAVLCDGWLGRARDVASVYDVVRSAQGRVRHYRRVEILSQVDFGVTSRAVEPVALALAELLDNATSYSSPDTVVEINIRTVPKGICIVVDDAGVGMNDEERARAEKLLSSDRVSGVSALGNPPQFGFAVIGVLSERFGFEVSVDSTSPYGGVRAVLLLPHDLLTSAPEQKEPAPVVSTAAATGRSGPDAALTAGTTTADGLPKRRRKRPMAIVPGSASAPTPTRSGAETAAIMGAFQRGTQSGRATPADPAENSSSTRGASSEGHEVS; this comes from the coding sequence ATGACTGATTACATACAGAACCCGGTACTCTGGGCTCTCCTCGTCGCCGTACTCGTCGCAGTCGCCCTCATTGTTCGTCAGCGCAGGGCGGCGCGTGCCTTAAGGCAGGAGATCGCGGGGCTCAGGTCTCACTACTCCGCGTTGGAAAACGAGTATGCGCAATCTGTCGAGGCAGCTCAGGAACGAGCCGAAGACGCTACGAAAACGGTCCTCAAGTCCGCGATGCGGACCCTTCAGGGCCTTGCCGCGGAACAGCAGTTGATTGTCTCCCGGCTGCAGAACAAATATGGCGAGTCGGTCATCCTCCAGGATCTCCTGGAGATCGACCACACGAACTCGCAGTTCGGCCGACGCGCCCAGTCCATCGCCGTGCTCTGCGACGGCTGGCTGGGGCGCGCACGCGATGTCGCGTCCGTCTACGACGTGGTGCGCAGCGCGCAGGGCAGGGTTCGCCATTACCGGCGGGTGGAGATTCTCTCGCAGGTCGACTTCGGCGTCACGAGCCGTGCCGTCGAGCCCGTCGCTCTGGCCCTCGCCGAGCTGCTCGACAACGCCACGAGCTATTCCAGCCCGGACACCGTCGTCGAGATCAATATTCGTACCGTGCCCAAGGGTATTTGCATCGTCGTCGACGACGCCGGTGTCGGTATGAACGACGAAGAGCGCGCCCGTGCCGAGAAACTCCTTTCCAGCGATCGGGTCTCGGGTGTCTCCGCGCTCGGTAACCCGCCGCAGTTCGGCTTCGCCGTGATCGGTGTGCTCAGCGAGCGCTTCGGCTTCGAGGTGTCCGTGGACTCCACCTCCCCCTACGGAGGTGTCCGGGCGGTCCTCCTCCTGCCGCACGACCTGCTCACCAGCGCGCCCGAGCAGAAGGAACCGGCTCCGGTCGTTTCCACCGCCGCCGCCACGGGCCGCAGTGGCCCCGACGCCGCGCTCACCGCCGGCACCACGACCGCCGACGGCCTGCCGAAGCGGCGTCGCAAGCGGCCCATGGCCATCGTGCCGGGCAGCGCGTCTGCCCCCACTCCCACCCGCTCGGGCGCCGAGACGGCGGCGATCATGGGCGCCTTCCAGCGGGGCACCCAGTCGGGCCGGGCCACGCCTGCGGATCCCGCGGAAAACTCGAGCAGCACACGTGGTGCCAGCAGCGAAGGGCATGAGGTCTCGTGA
- a CDS encoding roadblock/LC7 domain-containing protein — protein sequence MNDDLSWMLDSALEIPGALHAVLISADGLLMARTQDFDKDDADRVAAAMSGVQSLSRSLAFFCEDPQMRWRQTLVEFDGGWVFLISAGEGAYLGVSASPDVDMADITFRMQQLVGQLGKALTTPPRENLGVRS from the coding sequence GTGAACGACGATCTGTCATGGATGCTTGACAGTGCCTTGGAGATTCCCGGGGCCCTGCACGCCGTCCTGATTTCCGCCGACGGCCTGCTGATGGCCCGGACGCAGGATTTCGACAAGGACGACGCGGACCGCGTGGCCGCCGCGATGAGCGGGGTGCAGTCGCTCAGCCGCTCGCTCGCGTTCTTCTGCGAGGACCCGCAGATGCGGTGGCGGCAGACGCTGGTCGAGTTCGACGGGGGCTGGGTCTTCCTCATCTCCGCCGGCGAGGGCGCCTACCTCGGCGTCTCCGCCTCGCCGGACGTCGACATGGCGGACATCACCTTCCGGATGCAGCAGCTCGTCGGCCAGCTCGGCAAGGCCCTGACGACACCGCCGCGCGAGAACCTCGGCGTTCGGTCATGA
- a CDS encoding DUF742 domain-containing protein encodes MNGFDELEPQTPELVRPYVITKGRGLPDEGQLSLITLVTAAADHEQRPTRLSPEEQNLLDLCSAGYLSVAEIAGHTQLPLGVVKILLAALTEGGYLITRPPVQRAPLADRDILEEVLNGLRAKFG; translated from the coding sequence ATGAACGGGTTCGACGAACTGGAGCCCCAGACGCCGGAGTTAGTGCGTCCGTATGTCATCACCAAGGGGCGCGGGCTGCCCGACGAAGGGCAGCTCTCCCTCATCACCCTGGTCACGGCGGCCGCCGATCACGAGCAGCGGCCGACTCGTCTGTCCCCCGAGGAACAGAACTTGTTGGACCTGTGCTCGGCCGGCTACCTCTCGGTCGCCGAGATCGCCGGGCACACCCAACTGCCCCTGGGCGTGGTGAAGATCCTCCTCGCCGCCCTCACCGAAGGCGGCTATCTCATCACTCGCCCGCCCGTGCAGCGGGCACCGCTCGCCGACCGGGACATCCTGGAGGAGGTGCTGAATGGTCTCAGGGCCAAGTTTGGATGA